A single region of the Tigriopus californicus strain San Diego chromosome 8, Tcal_SD_v2.1, whole genome shotgun sequence genome encodes:
- the LOC131885880 gene encoding alpha-(1,3)-fucosyltransferase 10-like: MFSDFFINIRWKLFTLQACAGISSMLIMIGAHVWHDYIFSEPNTPNNITETLAHELELLVANVTFQSSISVPILMWWDGFSSTTGLKTCQTSQCLFVDAQKFWRHPQTAGIFFYGSNFKRDRGLPLPRKADVDWALLHEESPKNEMIFNHGGWIQYFNHTATFRQKSDWPLTYQHAPSLALIESRSYWLDFEIKEQLQKDELLADIAYVQSNCDNPMERDDFVQELMKHVAVDSYGTCLHNKDLPNDIRSPEKLGDSEFLRLLSKYKFVLSIENAACPDYVTEKLWTPLVVGSIPIYLGATNVHEFLPTHKSAILIQDFRSMSDLVDYIRTISTHKQLYYSHLAHKTKSVTNGKLVHALQKPVGNLVEEFECLVCRRVHQRMSIANMGFKPEIFKANANHYGCLYPKTALEILNHETNDGSRRSFWQDKYFQSEIEARVLAQYMDRNSNFSLSEYQEVVLRLLKDDKP; this comes from the exons TGCGGGCATTTCCTCCATGCTCATTATGATAGGGGCTCATGTTTGGCATGATTATATCTTCTCGGAGCCCAACACACCCAACAACATCACGGAAACTCTGGCTCATGAACTTGAACTATTAGTCGCCAATGTGACATTCCAAAGCTCGATATCCGTTCCCATACTCATGTGGTGGGATGGATTTTCCTCAACGACGGGTCTCAAGACTTGTCAGACCTCACAATGTTTGTTTGTCGATGCGCAAAAGTTCTGGCGACATCCACAGACGGCGGGCATATTTTTTTACGGGTCAAATTTCAAACGCGATCGCGGGTTACCTTTACCGCGAAAGGCAG ATGTGGATTGGGCCCTGTTGCATGAAGAGAGTCCAAAAAACGAAATGATCTTCAACCACGGAGGTTGGATTCAGTATTTCAATCATACTGCCACATTCCGACAGAAGAGTGACTGGCCCCTAACGTATCAACATGCACCAAGTCTGGCCTTGATAGAAAGTCGGAGCTATTGGCttgactttgaaatcaagGAGCAATTGCAAAAAGATGAGCTCTTGGCGGATATAGCTTATGTTCAAAGCAATTGCGATAATCCAATGGAGCGGGATGACTTTGTGCAAGAGCTTATGAAGCACGTGGCCGTGGATTCGTATGGAACTTGTCTCCATAACAAGGACCTACCCAACGATATCAGATCACCGGAAAAGCTTGGCGATTCAGAGTTCTTGCGACTTTTGAGTAAATACAAGTTTGTGTTGTCAATTGAAAACGCGGCCTGTCCGGATTATGTCACGGAGAAGCTCTGGACACCTTTAGTGGTCGGATCCATTCCTATTTATTTGGGTGCCACCAATGTCCACGAGTTTTTGCCTACACATAAATCCGCCATTCTGATTCAAGATTTCCGGAGCATGTCGGACTTGGTGGATTACATTCGAACCATATCGACCCATAAACAGCTTTACTACTCACATTTGGCGCACAAAACGAAAAGTGTTACCAATGGAAAATTGGTGCATGCTCTACAGAAGCCCGTAGGAAATTTAGTGGAAGAATTCGAGTGTCTGGTTTGCCGTCGAGTGCATCAACGAATGAGCATAGCCAATATGGGATTCAAACCTGAAATATTTAAGGCGAATGCCAACCATTATGGATGCCTCTATCCGAAAACTGCCTTGGAGATTCTGAATCACGAAACAAACGATGGTTCCAGGCGGAGTTTTTGGCAGGATAAGTACTTCCAAAGTGAAATTGAAGCAAGGGTGCTGGCCCAATACATGGACAGGAACTCTAATTTCAGTCTTAGTGAATACCAGGAAGTTGTCTTACGCCTTTTAAAAGATGACAAACCATAa